One Mycolicibacterium parafortuitum DNA segment encodes these proteins:
- a CDS encoding MaoC family dehydratase, translated as MTSTLNRTTTLAWNAINVGDEVTPMDVPVTTTLIVAGAIASRDYMPVHHDRDFANSQGSKDIFLNILTTNGLCVKFLHDWAGPEAVVKKLSIRLGVPAYPNDALRFEGSVTGKSVADGEGLVEVTFKGTNSLGDHVKGTAVLSLLEGVGA; from the coding sequence ACCACGACCCTGGCGTGGAACGCCATCAACGTCGGCGACGAGGTGACACCGATGGACGTTCCCGTCACCACGACACTGATCGTGGCCGGCGCCATCGCGTCCCGCGACTACATGCCGGTTCACCACGACCGCGACTTCGCCAATTCGCAAGGCTCCAAGGACATCTTCCTCAACATCCTGACCACCAACGGGCTGTGCGTGAAGTTCCTGCATGACTGGGCGGGTCCCGAAGCGGTGGTCAAGAAGCTGTCCATCCGGCTCGGCGTACCGGCCTACCCGAACGACGCGCTGCGGTTCGAGGGCAGCGTCACCGGCAAATCCGTCGCGGACGGCGAGGGCTTGGTCGAGGTCACCTTCAAGGGCACCAACAGTCTGGGCGATCACGTCAAGGGCACCGCCGTGCTGAGCCTGCTCGAGGGAGTCGGCGCGTGA